Proteins encoded together in one Luteimonas fraxinea window:
- a CDS encoding ligase-associated DNA damage response DEXH box helicase, with the protein MREWFEAQGWTAAPFQREVWKRYLAGESGLLQTPTGSGKTLAAIGGPLLEAVASMPRAEARSKPRKRPAIRPPGSLKVLWITPLRALAVDTTRALRAPIEALGLDWVVAMRTGDASARDRRLARSGQADVLVTTPESLSLLQSYADMAPQLSQLQCVVVDEWHELLGNKRGVLLQLALARLRRLNPALRIWGVSATLGNLDEARDALLPHLPDAPLVAGVAPKRFTLHTLLPGEDERFPWGGHLGLAQLPRVLERLMAERTSLLFANTRSQAELWHRALNAVWPEAPETLALHHGSLDPKLRAAAEDGLRDGSIRCVVATSSLDLGVDFPAVDQVLQIGSPKGVSRLLQRAGRARHRPGEAGHVVCVPTHALELVEYAAARAAVAAGTIESRPPPVLSLDVLAQHCVTLALGGGFDADALLAEVRDTHAFRALDDTAWRAVLDFIVQGGTALAHYPEFRRVVRDEAGVYRVDDRRIALRHRLSIGTIASDGSVRVKLMRGGGLGSVEESFIGRLRPRDKFQFAGRTLELVRLEDMTAYVRVAKSGSGTVPKWSGGRMALSGTLAHEVERLFEAPRDVPELRAIGRLLDLQQRLSALPAPGRLLVEWIHVRGGRHLFLYPFAGRQVHEGLAALWSLRWGRCHPNSFSFSANDYGLVLSPAQDVELDVDDIAALLTPESLLEDLRESLNLAELARRQFRDIARVAGLLPPSLPGRAPRSMRQVQASSGLLFDVLRRHDPDHMLLALAEREVFAAQLEVVRLRETLEDCSARTLALHPLKTFTPMSFPLWAESLRGQLSTEDWRTRVQRAAAQLEKRNRG; encoded by the coding sequence ATGCGCGAATGGTTCGAAGCGCAGGGCTGGACCGCTGCGCCGTTCCAGCGCGAGGTCTGGAAGCGCTATCTCGCTGGCGAGTCCGGCCTGCTGCAGACGCCGACCGGCAGCGGCAAGACGCTGGCCGCGATCGGCGGTCCGCTGCTCGAAGCGGTCGCGTCCATGCCGCGTGCCGAAGCACGATCGAAGCCGCGCAAGCGACCCGCAATCCGGCCGCCCGGCAGCCTCAAGGTGCTGTGGATCACGCCGCTGCGCGCGCTCGCCGTCGACACCACGCGCGCACTGCGGGCGCCGATCGAAGCGCTCGGGCTGGACTGGGTGGTCGCGATGCGCACAGGCGATGCGAGCGCGCGCGACCGGCGTCTCGCACGCAGCGGCCAGGCCGATGTGCTCGTGACCACGCCCGAGTCGTTGTCGTTGCTGCAGTCCTATGCCGACATGGCGCCACAGCTGTCGCAGCTGCAGTGCGTCGTCGTCGACGAATGGCACGAACTGCTCGGCAACAAACGTGGCGTGCTGCTGCAGCTGGCGCTCGCGCGCCTGCGTCGCCTGAATCCTGCGCTGCGGATCTGGGGCGTGTCGGCGACGCTCGGCAATCTGGACGAAGCACGCGACGCCTTGTTGCCGCATCTGCCGGACGCGCCACTGGTCGCCGGCGTCGCGCCGAAGCGGTTCACGCTCCATACCTTGCTGCCCGGCGAGGACGAACGCTTCCCGTGGGGCGGTCATCTCGGTCTGGCGCAATTGCCGCGTGTGCTCGAACGATTGATGGCCGAGCGCACCAGTCTGCTGTTCGCCAATACGCGATCGCAGGCCGAGCTGTGGCATCGCGCCTTGAACGCGGTGTGGCCCGAAGCGCCCGAAACCCTGGCGCTGCACCACGGTTCGCTCGATCCCAAGCTGCGCGCGGCAGCAGAAGACGGCCTGCGCGACGGCAGCATCCGTTGCGTGGTCGCGACGTCCAGTCTTGATCTGGGCGTCGATTTCCCTGCCGTCGATCAGGTACTGCAGATCGGCAGTCCGAAGGGCGTCTCGCGCCTGCTGCAGCGCGCCGGCCGCGCGCGGCATCGTCCCGGCGAAGCGGGGCACGTGGTCTGCGTGCCGACGCATGCGCTGGAGCTCGTCGAATACGCCGCCGCGCGCGCTGCCGTTGCCGCCGGCACCATCGAATCGCGACCGCCGCCGGTGCTCAGCCTCGACGTGCTGGCCCAGCATTGCGTCACGCTGGCGCTCGGCGGCGGCTTCGATGCCGACGCGCTGCTCGCGGAAGTGCGCGACACACACGCCTTCCGCGCACTCGACGACACCGCGTGGCGCGCGGTGCTCGATTTCATCGTGCAGGGCGGTACCGCGCTCGCGCACTATCCCGAGTTCCGCCGCGTCGTGCGCGACGAGGCCGGCGTCTATCGCGTCGACGACCGGCGCATCGCACTGCGCCATCGCCTGTCGATCGGCACCATCGCCAGCGACGGCTCGGTGCGGGTGAAGCTGATGCGCGGCGGGGGTCTGGGTTCGGTGGAAGAGAGTTTCATCGGCCGGCTGCGACCGCGCGACAAATTCCAGTTCGCCGGACGCACGCTGGAACTCGTGCGGCTGGAAGACATGACCGCCTATGTACGCGTGGCGAAGTCCGGCAGCGGCACCGTGCCGAAATGGTCGGGCGGGCGCATGGCGCTGTCGGGCACCTTGGCGCACGAAGTCGAGCGCCTGTTCGAAGCGCCACGCGATGTGCCGGAACTGCGCGCGATCGGACGCCTGCTCGATCTGCAACAGCGCCTGTCTGCATTGCCGGCGCCGGGTCGCCTGCTTGTGGAATGGATCCACGTGCGCGGCGGCCGGCATCTGTTCCTGTATCCCTTTGCCGGCCGCCAGGTGCATGAAGGCCTCGCGGCGCTGTGGTCGCTGCGCTGGGGACGGTGCCATCCCAACAGCTTCTCTTTCTCGGCCAACGACTACGGCCTGGTGCTGTCGCCTGCACAGGATGTCGAGCTCGATGTCGACGACATCGCCGCGCTGCTGACGCCCGAATCTCTACTCGAGGATCTGCGCGAGAGCCTCAATCTGGCCGAACTCGCGCGTCGCCAGTTCCGCGACATCGCCCGCGTCGCCGGTCTGCTGCCGCCGTCGCTGCCGGGCCGCGCGCCGCGTTCGATGCGCCAGGTGCAGGCGTCGAGCGGTCTGCTGTTCGATGTGCTGCGCCGCCACGATCCCGACCACATGCTGCTGGCGCTGGCCGAGCGCGAAGTCTTCGCCGCGCAGCTCGAAGTCGTGCGACTGCGCGAGACGCTGGAAGACTGCAGCGCGCGCACGCTCGCACTGCATCCGCTCAAGACATTCACGCCGATGTCGTTTCCGTTGTGGGCCGAGTCGCTGCGCGGCCAGCTCAGCACCGAGGACTGGCGCACGCGCGTGCAGCGCGCTGCGGCGCAGCTGGAGAAACGCAATCGTGGTTGA
- the pdeM gene encoding ligase-associated DNA damage response endonuclease PdeM — MVELSVPGSLGITLAGESVVLMPDRALWWPRMSLLAIADLHLGKGDHFRRAGIALPKGGTAHDLDRLDTLMTQTRATRLLVLGDLLHAAVNDVHWRDAWMQWRAGRQALSVELVGGNHDRALTARPAAADALGIHLHGAALSFAPFLFVHDPAHGAEAAGYRLGGHLHPVVRLPGVPRLPAFLFGESAGVLPAFTAFAGGWRVDREPSTRLFACAPDIVVDVSG; from the coding sequence GTGGTTGAGTTGTCGGTGCCCGGCAGTCTCGGCATCACGCTGGCCGGCGAATCAGTGGTGCTGATGCCCGATCGCGCGCTGTGGTGGCCGCGGATGTCGCTGCTCGCGATCGCCGATCTGCATCTGGGCAAGGGCGATCATTTCCGCCGCGCCGGCATTGCATTGCCGAAGGGTGGCACTGCGCACGACCTCGATCGGCTGGACACCTTGATGACGCAGACCCGCGCCACGCGGCTGCTGGTGCTGGGCGATCTGCTGCACGCAGCCGTCAACGATGTGCACTGGCGCGACGCGTGGATGCAATGGCGCGCGGGCCGGCAGGCGCTGTCGGTGGAACTGGTCGGTGGCAATCACGATCGTGCACTCACCGCGCGTCCGGCTGCCGCCGATGCGCTGGGCATCCATCTGCATGGCGCCGCGCTGTCGTTCGCGCCATTCCTGTTCGTCCACGACCCGGCGCATGGCGCGGAAGCCGCCGGCTACCGGCTCGGCGGCCATCTGCATCCCGTCGTCCGCCTGCCCGGGGTGCCGCGCCTGCCGGCGTTCCTGTTCGGCGAATCCGCCGGCGTGCTGCCGGCCTTCACCGCCTTCGCCGGCGGCTGGCGCGTCGACCGCGAGCCCAGCACGCGCCTGTTCGCCTGCGCGCCGGACATCGTGGTGGACGTGTCGGGCTGA
- a CDS encoding flotillin family protein: protein MSVATIAPFLIGLGVLLVALLGIAGLFKAFYKKVDQGTALIVNDMSAQPKVHFTGALIIPVLYRAEHMKISLITLQIDRRGKEGLICRDNMRADIAVAFYLRVNETQADVLRVAKALGADRASDKHAVDELFNAKFSEALKTVGKKFDFTDLFEKRQEFRDEIIAVIGNDLNGYVLEDVAIDYLEQTPKNVLDPHNILDAEGIRKITELTASQNVVTNELEQNERLAITKKNVETREATLALERQQAEAEARQKREIDTIQARETAETQKVQEEQRQMSENARIEAQQLIDIREENRLREVEVATQNRQRAVAIEAERVERARKLEQVTTDREVQLQGVERDKVVEQGLMDVANITRERITIDRTVAAEEERIKELREVSAADRLKQVTILDAEAKAQESLVRQVKEAEARETAARHRAVEITTLAQAEFDASGKQAEAKKLLAEGVQAERAAPGLAEAQVKEAGASAIEKVGIAEARVVDAMADANLKQGAAEAKVLAEQLAARAQGEEQMGRAKATATESLGLAEATVIGKKLFAEAEGLTKKFGAIDALSDTARGHEEFRMTLDTSLKQALAAFEAGKEVSKENAEVIATALRNADIDLIGGDGGMFENVIKAVSLGRSIEGLTEKSPILQDLLQRYLGVSSAALPAARGGGTPAPRVVEGDPA, encoded by the coding sequence ATGAGCGTTGCCACGATCGCCCCCTTCCTGATCGGCTTGGGTGTGCTGCTGGTCGCCCTGCTGGGCATCGCGGGCCTGTTCAAGGCCTTCTACAAGAAGGTCGACCAGGGCACCGCGCTGATCGTCAACGACATGAGCGCGCAGCCGAAGGTGCACTTCACCGGCGCGCTGATCATTCCGGTGCTGTACCGCGCCGAGCACATGAAGATCAGCCTGATCACTCTGCAGATCGACCGCCGCGGCAAGGAAGGCCTGATCTGCCGCGACAACATGCGCGCCGACATCGCGGTCGCCTTCTACCTGCGCGTCAACGAGACCCAGGCCGACGTACTGCGCGTGGCCAAGGCGCTCGGCGCCGATCGGGCGTCGGACAAGCACGCGGTCGACGAGCTGTTCAACGCCAAGTTCTCCGAGGCGCTGAAGACGGTCGGCAAAAAGTTCGACTTCACGGATCTGTTCGAGAAGCGCCAGGAATTCCGCGACGAGATCATCGCGGTGATCGGCAACGACCTCAACGGCTACGTGCTCGAGGACGTCGCGATCGACTATCTCGAGCAGACGCCGAAGAACGTGCTCGACCCGCACAACATTCTCGACGCCGAGGGCATCCGCAAGATCACCGAGCTGACCGCCTCGCAGAACGTGGTCACCAACGAGCTCGAGCAGAACGAGCGCCTGGCGATCACCAAGAAGAATGTCGAGACCCGCGAAGCGACGCTCGCCCTCGAACGCCAGCAGGCCGAGGCCGAGGCGCGGCAGAAGCGCGAGATCGACACCATCCAGGCGCGCGAGACCGCCGAAACCCAGAAGGTGCAGGAAGAGCAGCGCCAGATGTCGGAGAACGCGCGCATCGAAGCGCAGCAGCTGATCGACATCCGTGAGGAAAACCGGCTCCGCGAAGTCGAAGTCGCCACCCAGAACCGCCAGCGCGCCGTCGCCATCGAGGCCGAGCGCGTCGAGCGCGCGCGCAAGCTCGAGCAGGTCACGACCGATCGTGAAGTGCAGCTGCAGGGCGTGGAACGCGACAAGGTGGTCGAGCAGGGCCTGATGGATGTGGCCAACATCACCCGTGAGCGCATCACCATCGACCGCACCGTCGCGGCCGAGGAAGAGCGCATCAAGGAACTGCGTGAGGTGTCCGCAGCCGATCGCCTGAAGCAGGTCACCATCCTGGACGCCGAGGCCAAGGCGCAGGAATCGCTGGTGCGCCAGGTCAAGGAAGCCGAGGCGCGCGAGACCGCGGCCCGTCACCGCGCGGTCGAGATCACCACGCTGGCACAGGCCGAATTCGATGCGTCCGGGAAGCAGGCCGAGGCCAAGAAGCTGCTCGCCGAAGGCGTGCAGGCCGAGCGCGCTGCGCCCGGTCTTGCCGAGGCGCAGGTCAAGGAAGCGGGTGCGTCGGCGATCGAGAAGGTCGGCATCGCGGAAGCACGCGTGGTCGACGCAATGGCCGATGCCAACCTCAAGCAGGGCGCCGCCGAAGCCAAGGTGCTGGCCGAGCAGCTGGCCGCGCGTGCGCAAGGCGAAGAGCAGATGGGCCGCGCCAAGGCGACGGCGACCGAGTCGCTGGGCCTGGCCGAGGCCACCGTGATCGGCAAGAAACTCTTCGCCGAGGCCGAAGGCCTGACGAAGAAGTTCGGCGCGATCGACGCGCTCAGCGACACCGCGCGCGGGCATGAGGAATTCCGCATGACCCTGGACACCAGCCTGAAGCAGGCGCTGGCGGCGTTCGAGGCCGGCAAGGAAGTGTCGAAGGAGAATGCAGAGGTCATCGCGACTGCGTTGCGCAATGCCGATATCGATCTGATCGGCGGCGACGGCGGCATGTTCGAGAACGTGATCAAGGCGGTTTCGCTGGGCCGCTCGATCGAAGGCCTGACCGAGAAGAGCCCGATCCTGCAGGATCTGCTGCAGCGCTATCTCGGTGTGTCCAGCGCGGCGCTGCCTGCGGCGCGCGGTGGCGGCACACCGGCGCCTCGCGTCGTCGAGGGTGATCCCGCCTGA
- a CDS encoding DNA repair ATPase, with translation MTEQTQDATMASPEDAHIDQAVARGGAYEVLRRRLVEQGTRLRTLAESLNTRRLAEFGDSRMEVIGRFRIRSENNCVGRDIVQIPGDQVLFGYNVYIGLKSKTRIEDVFGLYRLVEADGGYDVVPVDHAGTFLAQPGFVHDFTELYAYYKHARLLQLIVREGRLLAAFQIGERSTDVRVFRWSITNTGELTYLDSRGERDIALPPPFDFEWTRATRELAVDGRHPHLDILDTLFVETTGGDLTVKVENNTETGAGIYSEPVDDRTQSIDDATFDFARVGTLILLKVLPYREQQWRGLIYNTFTGKIVRNDAIVQACVQLPEDHGIIFPGGYYLQNGDHRAFDAQMDGMQFKRAIRSPNGEDVMYIFYDRAAGRSALFVYNTIQRALQNPVFGHGYALLHDGRMVLFHAEGDAPTRVHPMQVWQTPFTSDEFAAHVPMGNSFMGRIGNPELVRGISNLLDLARTIDGRDVSLQRYQLLVHDTRRMFDAHHWLEDTDSEGAGALLHEIAATGESVLDEYEKVEGIRRQSDAAMREAETAHRALLGRLQPESWNRIEEFVEALNEISKQRGHLLTIRELRYVDTAAIDAMGEALQAAQDTVGAATGTFLAGERALQPVSERLKVLDTEAQAATTAKVLATSIGEMQALSGDLDMLSELMATLKVDDATERTRVVDAISGLYARLNQARTRADQRRRTLGSAEAVAQFGAQFALFGQAIAGALSLATDPERADEQLSRLMVQLEELESQFGEHEQFLGDILAKREELLETFESHKQSLLDARQRKAQAVFDAAARILDGLPRRTERFETADELNAFFAGDPLILKLRELATRLRDYRDTVKADDVEARLKAVRDQSVRSLRDRSDLFEGGGQVIRLGPRHRFSVNTQPLDLTILPRGDGLSIHLTGTDFYAPIEDPELEALRAYWQVTLDSESPDIARAEYLAGLVLQAAIEGREGLDLDRLQRELPEPDALERSVRAFAAPRYREGYEKGIHDHDAALILRALLPLHGQAGPLAKQPAARALAMAFWAFGRDGTAADHWPERSAGARAIRQLFASDAGVDALRVEIADALRAFVEAEALPFDITLAPVAADYLFEELREGAPTFGISHYARDLREALRKALDSAGLTADVDRALSDTAAPLAQRWSLAAQWLGALGASETHAALAGYVPEAIVLLLAADTLPHAVREVTLITDVDGLLGEHPRVHEGRLRLSLDGFLQRFDAHRLAFVPAFHRYQTVRQRIAARERDALRLSEFKARPLTSFVRNKLINEVYLPLIGDNLAKQMGTVGENKRSDLMGLLMLISPPGYGKTTLMEYVASRLGLVFMKINGPALGHEVRSIDPAQAPDATSRQELEKLNLALEMGSNTMLYVDDIQHTHPEFLQKFISLCDGTRRIEGVWKGRTKTYDMRGRKFCVVMAGNPYTESGEVFKIPDMLANRADIYNLGDVLGGMEDSFKLSYIENSLTSNPVLAPLATRDMADLYLLAERATGKDVSTNDLSHAYSGAEVNELTATLQRLLQVSEIVYRVNQQYIASAAQADRYRTEPAFRLQGSYRNMNKLAEKISPVMNAAELEQLLDDHYMGESQLLTTGAEENLLKLAELRGKLDETAAARWTQIKRDFMRDKAMGGEDADTGARVVAQLADIAAGLQVMGQGSEAPVAPAPWDQLLAALHELRAPAAPTPVEAAPAVEPDDTAKAVAGELQTVLRETAGPLLAQLGQSVAGQAALNAALAELAQWLRTRGTTLDSSTPARRRERTPAERRLDAALDRLGAADSDPDAQT, from the coding sequence ATGACCGAACAGACCCAGGACGCCACCATGGCGTCCCCAGAAGACGCCCATATCGACCAGGCCGTCGCCCGCGGCGGTGCCTACGAGGTGCTGCGCCGGCGTCTGGTCGAGCAGGGCACACGCCTGCGCACGCTCGCCGAATCGCTCAACACGCGTCGCCTCGCCGAGTTCGGCGACAGCCGCATGGAGGTGATCGGACGCTTCCGCATCCGCAGCGAGAACAACTGCGTCGGCCGCGACATCGTGCAGATTCCCGGCGACCAGGTGCTGTTCGGCTACAACGTCTACATCGGGCTCAAGAGCAAGACCCGCATCGAAGATGTGTTCGGGCTCTATCGCCTGGTCGAGGCCGACGGCGGCTACGACGTGGTGCCGGTCGACCATGCAGGCACGTTCCTGGCGCAGCCCGGTTTCGTACACGATTTCACCGAGCTCTACGCCTACTACAAGCACGCGCGCCTGCTGCAGCTCATCGTCCGCGAGGGCCGGCTGCTGGCCGCGTTCCAGATCGGCGAGCGCAGCACCGACGTGCGCGTGTTCCGCTGGTCGATCACCAACACCGGCGAACTCACCTATCTCGATTCCCGCGGCGAGCGCGACATCGCGCTGCCGCCGCCGTTCGATTTCGAATGGACCCGCGCCACTCGCGAACTCGCGGTCGATGGCCGCCATCCGCATCTGGACATCCTCGACACGCTGTTCGTCGAGACCACTGGCGGCGATCTGACCGTCAAGGTCGAGAACAACACCGAGACCGGCGCCGGCATCTACAGCGAGCCGGTCGACGATCGCACCCAGTCGATCGACGATGCGACCTTCGATTTCGCGAGGGTCGGCACGCTGATCCTGCTGAAGGTGCTGCCTTACCGCGAGCAGCAGTGGCGCGGGCTGATCTACAACACCTTCACCGGGAAGATCGTCCGCAACGACGCCATCGTGCAGGCCTGCGTCCAGCTGCCCGAAGATCACGGCATCATCTTTCCCGGCGGCTATTACCTGCAGAACGGCGACCATCGCGCATTCGATGCGCAGATGGACGGCATGCAGTTCAAGCGCGCGATCCGCTCGCCGAACGGCGAAGACGTGATGTACATCTTCTACGACCGTGCGGCGGGACGGTCGGCCCTGTTCGTCTACAACACCATCCAGCGCGCACTGCAGAATCCGGTGTTCGGACACGGCTATGCGCTGCTGCACGACGGCCGCATGGTGCTGTTCCATGCCGAGGGTGATGCGCCCACGCGCGTGCATCCGATGCAGGTCTGGCAGACGCCGTTCACCAGCGACGAGTTCGCCGCGCATGTGCCGATGGGCAACAGTTTCATGGGGCGGATCGGCAATCCGGAGCTGGTGCGCGGCATTTCCAACCTGCTCGATCTCGCGCGCACGATCGATGGCCGCGATGTGTCCTTGCAGCGTTACCAGTTGCTGGTGCATGACACCCGCCGCATGTTCGACGCCCATCACTGGCTGGAAGATACCGACAGTGAAGGCGCGGGCGCACTGCTGCACGAGATCGCCGCGACCGGCGAATCGGTGCTCGACGAATACGAGAAGGTCGAAGGCATCCGCCGCCAGTCCGATGCAGCGATGCGCGAGGCCGAAACCGCGCATCGCGCCTTGCTGGGCAGGCTGCAGCCGGAGAGCTGGAACCGCATCGAAGAGTTCGTCGAGGCACTGAACGAGATTTCGAAGCAGCGCGGTCATCTGCTGACGATCCGCGAGCTTCGCTACGTCGACACCGCCGCCATCGACGCAATGGGCGAGGCGCTGCAGGCCGCGCAGGACACCGTGGGCGCGGCGACCGGTACCTTCCTCGCAGGCGAACGTGCGCTGCAGCCGGTGTCCGAACGTCTGAAGGTGCTGGATACCGAAGCGCAGGCCGCGACCACCGCAAAGGTGTTGGCCACCTCGATCGGCGAGATGCAGGCGCTGTCCGGCGATCTCGACATGCTGTCGGAACTGATGGCGACGCTGAAGGTCGATGACGCGACCGAGCGTACGCGGGTCGTCGATGCGATCTCCGGCCTGTACGCGCGGCTCAACCAAGCCCGCACACGCGCCGACCAGCGCCGCCGCACGCTTGGCTCGGCCGAGGCCGTCGCCCAGTTCGGTGCGCAGTTCGCACTGTTCGGCCAGGCGATTGCCGGCGCGCTGTCGCTGGCCACCGATCCCGAACGTGCCGACGAGCAACTGTCGCGGCTGATGGTCCAGCTCGAGGAACTGGAGAGCCAGTTCGGCGAGCACGAACAGTTTCTCGGCGACATCCTCGCCAAGCGTGAGGAACTGCTGGAGACCTTCGAATCACACAAGCAGTCGCTGCTCGATGCGCGCCAGCGCAAGGCGCAGGCCGTGTTCGACGCCGCCGCGCGCATCCTTGACGGCCTGCCGCGGCGCACCGAGCGCTTCGAAACAGCCGACGAACTCAATGCCTTCTTCGCTGGCGATCCACTGATCCTCAAGCTGCGCGAGCTCGCCACGCGTCTGCGCGACTATCGCGATACGGTCAAGGCAGACGACGTCGAAGCGCGCCTGAAGGCCGTACGCGACCAGTCGGTGCGCAGCCTGCGCGACCGCAGCGATCTGTTCGAGGGCGGCGGCCAGGTGATCCGTCTCGGGCCGCGGCATCGTTTCAGCGTGAACACGCAGCCGCTGGACCTGACGATCCTGCCGCGCGGCGACGGCCTGTCGATTCACCTGACCGGCACCGATTTCTACGCGCCGATCGAAGATCCGGAACTCGAAGCACTGCGCGCGTACTGGCAGGTGACACTCGATTCCGAATCGCCGGACATCGCCCGCGCCGAATACCTCGCCGGTCTGGTCCTGCAGGCCGCGATCGAAGGTCGAGAGGGTCTCGATCTCGACCGGCTGCAGCGCGAACTGCCCGAGCCCGATGCACTGGAGCGCAGCGTGCGCGCATTCGCTGCGCCGCGATATCGCGAAGGCTACGAGAAAGGCATCCACGACCACGACGCCGCGCTGATCCTGCGCGCATTGCTGCCGCTGCATGGGCAGGCGGGCCCACTGGCCAAGCAGCCGGCCGCGCGTGCACTGGCGATGGCGTTCTGGGCCTTCGGCCGCGACGGGACCGCCGCCGACCATTGGCCCGAGCGCAGCGCCGGGGCGCGTGCGATCCGCCAGCTCTTCGCGTCGGATGCCGGCGTCGATGCGTTGCGCGTCGAGATCGCCGATGCGCTCCGGGCGTTTGTCGAAGCGGAGGCATTGCCGTTCGACATCACGCTTGCGCCGGTCGCGGCTGATTACCTGTTCGAGGAACTGCGCGAGGGCGCGCCGACGTTCGGCATCAGCCATTACGCGCGTGATCTGCGCGAGGCGCTGCGCAAGGCGCTCGACAGCGCCGGTCTCACTGCCGATGTCGATCGCGCGCTCTCCGATACGGCGGCACCGCTTGCGCAGCGCTGGTCGCTGGCCGCGCAGTGGCTGGGCGCGCTCGGTGCCAGCGAAACGCACGCCGCGCTCGCCGGATACGTGCCCGAAGCCATCGTGCTGCTGCTCGCCGCCGACACGCTGCCGCACGCAGTGCGCGAGGTCACGCTGATCACCGATGTCGACGGTCTGCTCGGCGAGCACCCGCGCGTGCACGAAGGCCGTCTACGGCTGTCGCTCGACGGCTTCCTGCAGCGTTTCGACGCGCATCGGCTGGCATTCGTGCCGGCGTTCCACCGCTATCAGACGGTGCGCCAGCGCATCGCGGCGCGCGAGCGCGACGCATTGCGCCTGTCGGAGTTCAAGGCGCGGCCGCTGACCTCGTTCGTCCGCAACAAGCTGATCAACGAGGTCTACCTGCCGCTGATCGGCGACAACCTCGCCAAGCAGATGGGCACGGTCGGCGAGAACAAGCGCAGCGACCTGATGGGCCTGCTGATGCTGATTTCGCCGCCCGGCTACGGCAAGACGACACTGATGGAATACGTCGCCAGCCGGCTCGGCCTGGTCTTCATGAAGATCAACGGCCCGGCGCTGGGACACGAGGTGCGCTCGATCGATCCGGCGCAGGCACCCGACGCGACATCGCGCCAGGAGCTGGAGAAGCTCAACCTCGCGCTGGAGATGGGCAGCAACACGATGCTGTATGTCGACGACATCCAGCATACGCATCCCGAGTTCCTGCAGAAGTTCATCTCGCTGTGCGACGGCACGCGCCGCATCGAAGGTGTGTGGAAAGGCCGCACCAAGACCTACGACATGCGCGGCAGGAAATTCTGCGTGGTCATGGCCGGCAACCCGTATACCGAGTCCGGCGAGGTGTTCAAGATTCCGGACATGCTCGCCAACCGTGCCGACATCTACAACCTCGGTGACGTGCTCGGCGGCATGGAGGACTCATTCAAGCTCAGCTACATCGAGAACAGCCTGACCTCCAATCCGGTGCTCGCACCGCTGGCGACGCGCGACATGGCGGATCTCTATCTGCTGGCCGAGCGCGCCACCGGCAAGGACGTCTCGACCAACGACCTGTCGCACGCCTACAGCGGCGCCGAGGTCAACGAACTCACCGCGACGCTGCAGCGTCTGCTGCAGGTCAGCGAGATCGTCTATCGCGTCAACCAGCAGTACATCGCCAGCGCCGCGCAGGCCGACCGCTACCGCACGGAGCCGGCGTTCCGGCTGCAGGGCAGCTACCGCAACATGAACAAGCTGGCCGAGAAGATCTCGCCGGTGATGAATGCCGCGGAGCTCGAACAGCTGCTCGACGACCATTACATGGGCGAGTCGCAACTGCTGACCACCGGCGCCGAAGAGAACCTGCTCAAGCTGGCCGAGTTGCGCGGCAAGCTCGACGAGACAGCCGCCGCGCGTTGGACCCAGATCAAGCGCGACTTCATGCGCGACAAGGCGATGGGCGGCGAGGATGCCGACACCGGCGCACGTGTCGTCGCGCAGCTGGCCGACATCGCCGCAGGCCTGCAGGTCATGGGGCAGGGCAGCGAGGCGCCAGTCGCGCCTGCGCCGTGGGACCAGTTGCTGGCCGCGCTGCACGAGCTGCGCGCACCGGCTGCACCGACGCCTGTCGAGGCGGCGCCGGCGGTTGAGCCCGACGACACCGCCAAGGCGGTTGCAGGCGAGCTGCAGACGGTGCTGCGCGAAACGGCGGGTCCGCTGCTCGCGCAGCTCGGCCAGTCGGTCGCCGGCCAGGCCGCGCTCAATGCCGCGCTCGCGGAACTGGCGCAGTGGCTGCGCACACGCGGCACGACGCTCGACAGCAGCACGCCCGCGCGCCGCCGCGAACGCACCCCTGCCGAGCGGCGTCTCGATGCCGCGCTCGATCGTCTGGGCGCGGCCGACTCCGACCCGGACGCGCAGACCTGA